The following is a genomic window from Defluviimonas aquaemixtae.
ACCGAGGGATTCTGAAAACCGTCGTCGAGAAGGATCACTTTCGCTCCCGCTTGAACGGCGGCGCGTGCGCCCGCGGCACGGTCCCGCGCGACCCAGATCGGCGCGAAGCCAGAGATCAGAAGGGGTTCGTCACCGACGTCCTCAGGGCCGTGCACGCGCGGATCGACCTGCAGCGGTCCGGCCAACCGTCCGCCATGGCCCCGGCTCAAGACCTGCGCCGCGACTCCGCGCGCGGCGAGGCGTTGGACGAGCGCGATCACCGTTGGCGTCTTGCCCGTGCCGCCGGCATTGAGGTTGCCGACGCAGATCACCGGAACGCTGGGCCGGAACCCGCCGCCCGCGCCTTGCGCGAGCCGCCGCGCGGTCGCCGCGGCGTAGATCCGCCCGAGCGGCGCGAGTACCCTCGCGGCCAGCGCCGGACGGTCCTGCGGCGTGAACCAGAATCCGGGCGCCCGCATCAGGCCACCGCCTTTCCGCCGCCCGAGCCGAGCGTGTCGAGGATGACCTCCACCACATGTTCGGCCACCTCGGCCCCGCCGGACGAGATCGCCCAGGCATTGTGCGCCAGTGTCGCCGCCTTGTCGGGCGCGATGAGGTCCGCGACCGCAGTCGCAAGCTGGGCGGCGCTTTCGACCTGCCGCGTCGCGCCCGCGGCCGCGAGCCGGGCGTAGGCGCTGGGATAAGGCCCCGGATGCGGCCCGTGCAGGATCGCCGAGCCAAGCGCGGCGGGTTCGAACGGGTTGCGCCCGGCGCCCCTTTGGGTCAGCGTGCCGCCCATATAGGTGACCGGCGCGAGCCGGTACCACAGGCCAAGCTCGGCCATGCCCTCGGCGATGAAGACCTGGACCGCCGCCTCCGGCTCCTCCTCGCGGGCGCGCAACGCCACCAACCAGTTCTCTCTGGCGACCCGCTCGGCAAGCGGCCCGGCGCGGCCGGGGTCGGTCGGCACGAGGATCAGAAGCAACCGGTGCGCAAAGCGCATCGCATGCGCCTGCGCCGCCAGCACCACCTCTTCCTCGGCCTCCGGGCAGGCCGCGGCAAGCCAGACCGGCCGCGCATGCAATAGCTCGGCAAGCGACGCGCGCTCCGCCTCGTTGGCATGGAGCGGCTCCGTCGTCTCCTCGATCCGGCCGGCGGTCTCGACCGCGACATTGCGGCCCGCCATCCGTCTCAGTCGCTCCGCGCTGTCTGATTCCCGCGCGAGGATGCGGCGGAACCGGCCGAGGAGCGACCTTGCCATCCCGCGCCGCCAGCGCCAGGCTGACGCCGCGGCCGCAGTCATCTGAAAATCGGCGAGGACAAGCGGGATCGCGCGGTCGTGGCATTCCACGATCAGGGCGGGCGGAAGGCTCGCGCCGACGAGGATCAGAAGGTCCGGGCACCAGTGATCGAGAAATGGCCTCAGGCAGGCCAGCCGGTCGGGCGGCAGGAGATCGGCACGCGCCCCGCCCGGAAAGCCCTTGAGGTGCGGCGGTGCGTCCTCGGCGCTGATCAAGAGGCTAAGTGTCGCGTCCTCCTGAACAAGCCGCTGGGCAAGTTGTGCGACGCTGGCCGATGTGCTGTCCGCGCCGGCATGGAGCCAGACGAGCCGGCCCTCCGGTCGCGGCGGCCGGGCAGGTTCAGGCCCCGGCCCGCCACGCGCGGCCGCCGTCATGTAAAGCGCGAGCGCGAGCGAGCGTCCCATGCGCCAAAACTCTCAGATCCCGAGTTCCTCGGTCGGACTCGCTTCGGCGTCTTCGTCCCTAAGGCGATGCAGATGCGCGATGAAATAGCGGGTATGTGCGTCGTCCACGGTACGCTGCGCCTCGGCTTTCCAGGCGTTGTAGGCCGATGCGTAGTCCGGAAAGATGCCCACGACATGGATCCCAGACGGGTCCTTGAAGGTGGTCTTCTGCGGGTCCACGAGCTCGCCTCCAAAGACGA
Proteins encoded in this region:
- a CDS encoding DUF4170 domain-containing protein; the protein is MTQRLHLVFGGELVDPQKTTFKDPSGIHVVGIFPDYASAYNAWKAEAQRTVDDAHTRYFIAHLHRLRDEDAEASPTEELGI
- a CDS encoding 3-deoxy-D-manno-octulosonic acid transferase, whose product is MGRSLALALYMTAAARGGPGPEPARPPRPEGRLVWLHAGADSTSASVAQLAQRLVQEDATLSLLISAEDAPPHLKGFPGGARADLLPPDRLACLRPFLDHWCPDLLILVGASLPPALIVECHDRAIPLVLADFQMTAAAASAWRWRRGMARSLLGRFRRILARESDSAERLRRMAGRNVAVETAGRIEETTEPLHANEAERASLAELLHARPVWLAAACPEAEEEVVLAAQAHAMRFAHRLLLILVPTDPGRAGPLAERVARENWLVALRAREEEPEAAVQVFIAEGMAELGLWYRLAPVTYMGGTLTQRGAGRNPFEPAALGSAILHGPHPGPYPSAYARLAAAGATRQVESAAQLATAVADLIAPDKAATLAHNAWAISSGGAEVAEHVVEVILDTLGSGGGKAVA